The genome window ACAACTTTCCCGCTGAAAAAAACCAACCACTTCTGCTCTTTTGTGAAGCAGTACAAGAAGTGGAAAACTATAAAGCTGCCCGCACCGGTTGCTGAAGTAGTACCTGAAAACAAACAGAATGTTAATTCCTTACCAAACGAGAATTAAGCTACATGAAATTAACGAACGCAACATTTACAGCTGCCTTGTTAGCGTATGCCATGCTAACCGGCTGTCAGTCACAGAAACCGGCACCTGTTACAACCGAAGAAACAGCTACTGCGGTACAAGCAAACCGGGCAACTACAGAAACTGATAAAAAGATAGAAGACCTGCTTAGCCAGATGACACTGGAAGAAAAAGTGGGCCAGATGGCACAGATCACGCTGGATGTAGTTGGTAAAGGCGACAACAGATTTTCGAGTTACGAACCGTTAAAACTGGACGACAAGGAGCTGCGCAAAGCACTTGTAGACTATAAAATTGGTTCTATACTTAACACAGCCAACAACCGGGCCCGCACTCCTGAAAAATGGTACGAGATCATCAGCCAGATTCAGAACGTAGCCATGAAGGACACACGCCTGAAGATTCCGGTTATTTATGGCGTTGACATGATACACGGTGCTACTTATACGGCCGGTGCTACCATGTTTCCGCAGCAGATCGGGCAGGCCGCAACCCGCAACAGAGAGTTGGTGCGCCGTGGTGCCGAAATAACAGCCTATGAAACCCGGGCCAGCTCTATTCCCTGGAACTTCTCCCCTGTTCTGGACTTTGCACCTGACCCCCAGTTTTCCCGTCAGTTCGAGACCTTTGGTGAAGATCCCTACCTTACCTCGGAACTGGGCGTGCAGATGATTAATGGATATGAAGGGGATAATAACGACATTGGCCATCCGGAGCATGTAGCTTCCTGTATGAAACACTTTTTGGGATACCAGGTGCCTTCATCCGGTAAAGACAGAACGCCAACTTACATTCCGGAAACAGCCTTACGGGAGTACCATTTGCCTGCATTTAAGGCTGCCATCGATGCCGGATCCCATACCATCATGATCAACTCCGGTATCATCAACGGCGTTCCTGTTCATGCCAACTATGACATCCTGACGAAGCTATTAAGAGATGAACTTGGCTTTGAAGGCTTGGTGGTAACGGACTGGGGTGATATTGAATACCTGCACACCCGCGATAAAGTAGCCCCTACCATGAAAGACGCTATTATGATGGCTATAAATGCAGGTATTGATATGTCGATGATCGCCTACAACTATGAGCCGTTCTGTAATGGCTTGGTGGAACTGGTGAAAGAAGGTAAGGTTAAACAGGAACGTATTGACGATGCTGTAAGAAGAATACTACGTGTAAAGTATGCGCTAAACCTGTTCGAGAAACCAACTACGAATCCAAAGGACTATCCGAAATTTGCCAGCAAAGAGTTTGAGGAAGCTGCCTACCAGACAGCTGCAGAATCAATCACCCTCTTGAAGAACGAGAAGAATGTGTTACCGCTGAAGAAAGGAATGAAAGTTCTGGTTACAGGGCCAAATGCCAACAGCATGCGTACCCTGAACGGTGCCTGGACTTACTCGTGGCAAGGCGAAAAAGTAGAAGAATTTGCCGGCAAGTATAACACGATACTGGAGGCTGTTCAGAAGGAGATTGGCGCTGGAAACGTAACGTATGTGTCAGGCGTGAGCTACAAGATGGACGGCTTCTATTACGAAGAGTTTGCTGATAAAATGAACAATGCTGTAGCTGCAGCTAAAAATGTAGATGCCATTATACTTTGCCTTGGCGAAAATACTTCTACCGAAACACCGGGTAACATAAACGACATCTATATTTCTGATTTACAGACGGAATTAGCTAAAAAGTTAGCCCAGACAGGTAAGCCGGTTATACTTGTACTGAATGAGGGTCGCCCTCGTGTTATCAGCCGCTTCGAGCGTGACATGGATGGTATTGTGCAGATCTACCAGCCGGGTAACTATGGCGGCGATGCATTGGCAGATGTACTGTTCGGAGATGTAAACCCATCAGGTAAACTGCCTTATAACTATCCACGCTACCCGAATGCGTTGGTGCCATTTATACATAAGCCATCGGCTGAGCAGCGTAAAGCAGAAGGTGTTTATAACTACGAAGCCGACTATAACCCGCAGTATGAATTTGGCCATGGCTTAAGCTATACAACCTTTAAATACGCGAACCTGAACCTGACCAAGGAAAGCTACAGCATGGAGGAGCCGATTGAGGTTACAGTGCAGGTAACGAACACAGGTAAACGTGAAGGTAAGGAAGCTGTTCATCTTTATACTACGGACCTCTATGCGTCTGATATTACGCCGGATGTAAAACGCTTGCGCCGCTTCGAGAAAATCAATTTAAAACCTGGCGAAAGCAAGACGTTATCTTTCACCTTAACGGCTGACGACCTGAGTTATATTAACCGTAAGGGAGAAAAAATGACTGAAGCTGGTGAATTTGAGATTAGGATTGGCGACCAGGTAAAGAAGTTTATGCTGAATGGCAGTAAGACGATTGGCAAAAACTAACTATAATCCACACAAACAAAAAAGGATAAGCCAGTGCGGCTTATCCTTTTTTGTTTGTAGTATCTGAACTTAATACTTAAGTATACATTCCGTTAGGCTGGCATCCTGGTCCAGGTTCATTTTTTTCCTGATTCTATACCTGCTGGTTTCTACTCCCCTCAGGGATAGTTTTAACAACGATGCAATCTCTTTGCTCGACAGGTTCAGGCGCAGGTAAGCACACATCTTAAGGTCTTTGTGGGTCAGGTCAGGGTAGTCGTGGCTAAGGCGTTTCAGGAAGTCCTGGTGCACCTGGTTAAAATGGAGTTCGAACTGCTCCCAGTTGTTTTCAATCTTGATTTCCTCATCCACAGACCGCAGTATCTTTTTCAGTTGCAGGCGTGTATCCTTTTCCGACACCTTTTCTATTACCTGCTCCAACTGATCTTTCACTTTATACACGGCCTCCATATTCTGCATCACGTGCAGCGCCGACGAGGTCAGTTCTTTCGTTTTATGGTTTAGCTCTCTCTCCAGCTTCTCGTTATTTAACCTGATGATCTCTTTTTCAGCCTTTAGCACCTCCTCCATATGCTGGGCCTCTTTTAGCTTCAGTGCTTTTTCCTGTTCCTGCTGCAGCTTTGCTTCGGTGTTGCGGATGTGTTTCTGAACAACTTTTTTAAGTAATAATAGTGCAGCAATTCCTAACAAAATATAAAGGCCAAACGCCCACCAGGACCGGTACCAGGGAGGTAAAACCGTGAAAGTATAAGTTGCCTCTGCACTTTCCTGGTTATAAACGTTTCTGGCTTTTACCCGGAAAATATAAGTACCTTCTCTTAAATTTGTGTATTCTTTTTGCAGCGCAGTTACCCACGGCGACCAGCTTTTATCAAAACCCTCCAGGTAATACTGGTACTGCACATTTTCAATGCCATCGTAAAGAATAGCTCCGAAAGTAAATTTAAGCGAGTTCAACGCATAAGGCAACGTTACTGCCTCGGCCTTCGGATCTTCCGGAACAGCGGCCCCACC of Pontibacter deserti contains these proteins:
- a CDS encoding glycoside hydrolase family 3 N-terminal domain-containing protein, which gives rise to MKLTNATFTAALLAYAMLTGCQSQKPAPVTTEETATAVQANRATTETDKKIEDLLSQMTLEEKVGQMAQITLDVVGKGDNRFSSYEPLKLDDKELRKALVDYKIGSILNTANNRARTPEKWYEIISQIQNVAMKDTRLKIPVIYGVDMIHGATYTAGATMFPQQIGQAATRNRELVRRGAEITAYETRASSIPWNFSPVLDFAPDPQFSRQFETFGEDPYLTSELGVQMINGYEGDNNDIGHPEHVASCMKHFLGYQVPSSGKDRTPTYIPETALREYHLPAFKAAIDAGSHTIMINSGIINGVPVHANYDILTKLLRDELGFEGLVVTDWGDIEYLHTRDKVAPTMKDAIMMAINAGIDMSMIAYNYEPFCNGLVELVKEGKVKQERIDDAVRRILRVKYALNLFEKPTTNPKDYPKFASKEFEEAAYQTAAESITLLKNEKNVLPLKKGMKVLVTGPNANSMRTLNGAWTYSWQGEKVEEFAGKYNTILEAVQKEIGAGNVTYVSGVSYKMDGFYYEEFADKMNNAVAAAKNVDAIILCLGENTSTETPGNINDIYISDLQTELAKKLAQTGKPVILVLNEGRPRVISRFERDMDGIVQIYQPGNYGGDALADVLFGDVNPSGKLPYNYPRYPNALVPFIHKPSAEQRKAEGVYNYEADYNPQYEFGHGLSYTTFKYANLNLTKESYSMEEPIEVTVQVTNTGKREGKEAVHLYTTDLYASDITPDVKRLRRFEKINLKPGESKTLSFTLTADDLSYINRKGEKMTEAGEFEIRIGDQVKKFMLNGSKTIGKN